In the Bacillus spongiae genome, one interval contains:
- the rsmI gene encoding 16S rRNA (cytidine(1402)-2'-O)-methyltransferase, whose product MKTQRSFHHHEVGELYLVPTPIGNLEDMTFRAIEILKKVNWIAAEDTRNSKKLCNFFEIATPIMSYHEHNKKVSGEKILTKLRNGEKVALVSDAGMPCISDPGYEIVRQTLEEGYAVIPLPGANAALTALIASGIEPQPFYFYGFLARGKKDKKEELDKLKSIEATLIFYESPHRLKDTLHYIKEYLGNRKLVLCRELTKKYEEFIRGTVEDVIDWVEATEIRGEFCIIVEKGVEQLDEETPWWTTKSLVEHIEYYIQEEQFHSKDAIKQVALERKLPKREVYKAYHIE is encoded by the coding sequence ATGAAAACACAACGAAGCTTTCATCATCATGAAGTCGGTGAACTATACTTAGTGCCTACGCCAATTGGAAATCTGGAGGATATGACTTTTCGAGCAATTGAGATATTAAAAAAAGTAAATTGGATCGCTGCTGAAGACACAAGAAATAGCAAGAAGTTATGTAATTTTTTTGAGATAGCAACTCCGATTATGAGTTATCATGAACATAATAAAAAAGTTAGTGGAGAGAAAATATTAACAAAGCTAAGGAATGGTGAAAAGGTTGCTTTAGTAAGTGATGCCGGAATGCCTTGTATATCTGACCCAGGCTATGAGATTGTTCGACAGACATTAGAGGAAGGGTATGCAGTTATTCCTTTACCAGGTGCAAACGCTGCTTTAACGGCACTTATTGCATCAGGAATTGAACCACAACCTTTTTATTTTTATGGTTTTTTAGCTAGAGGTAAAAAGGATAAAAAAGAGGAGTTAGATAAGCTAAAATCAATTGAAGCAACTTTAATCTTTTACGAATCTCCTCATCGATTAAAAGATACACTTCATTATATAAAGGAATATTTAGGTAATCGAAAACTGGTTTTATGCAGAGAGCTAACGAAGAAGTATGAAGAATTTATAAGAGGTACTGTAGAGGATGTTATCGATTGGGTGGAGGCCACGGAAATTCGTGGTGAATTTTGTATAATCGTAGAAAAAGGAGTAGAGCAACTGGATGAGGAAACTCCTTGGTGGACAACCAAGTCTCTTGTAGAACATATAGAATATTACATACAGGAAGAACAATTTCATTCTAAGGACGCAATAAAGCAAGTAGCCCTCGAAAGGAAGCTTCCTAAAAGAGAAGTTTATAAAGCATATCATATAGAATAA
- a CDS encoding AbrB/MazE/SpoVT family DNA-binding domain-containing protein, giving the protein MKSTGIVRKVDELGRVVIPIELRRTLGIAEKDALEIYVDDEKIILKKYKPNMTCQITGEVSDDNIKLADGKVILSREGAEQLINEIQASFSLNK; this is encoded by the coding sequence ATGAAATCTACAGGTATTGTTCGTAAAGTTGATGAGCTAGGTCGAGTGGTTATTCCAATCGAATTACGTCGTACATTAGGAATTGCTGAAAAGGACGCACTAGAAATTTACGTAGACGACGAAAAAATTATTTTAAAGAAATATAAGCCAAATATGACTTGTCAAATTACTGGTGAAGTATCTGATGACAATATTAAATTAGCTGATGGCAAAGTAATTCTTAGCCGTGAAGGTGCAGAACAATTAATTAACGAAATTCAAGCCTCTTTTAGCTTAAATAAATAA